TACCTAGGCGAGCTGTTGCAAACCGTGGGCAAACCCAAGCTCGTGGGCGAGAGTCATTCCTTGCCGGTGTTGCTGGTGCATTGCCAGGATCAGCGCGTGGCGTTGCAAGTCGACGCCCTGGCGGGCTCACGCGAGATCGTGGTCAAAAGCCTCGGCCCGCAATTTACCGGGGTTCAAGGGTTGTCGGGTGCAACCATTCTGGGGGATGGCCGGGTGGTGCTGATCCTCGATCTGATGGCCTATATTCGTGCCCACCAAGCGCGACAGCCGCTACAGCGGGCGCATCACGAGGCGGTCGGGGCGCTGGAGTTCACCCCGGCCGTACGCCCGCCGCTGGTACTGGTGGTCGATGACTCGGTCACCGTGCGCAAAGTCACCAGCCGTCTGCTGGAACGCAACGGCATGAACGTCATCACGGCCAAAGACGGGGTGGATGCCATGAGCGTGCTGGAAGAGCACATCCCCGACCTGATGCTGCTGGACATTGAAATGCCGCGCATGGACGGCTTCGAAGTCGCCACCCGCGTGCGCAACGACCCGCGCCTCAAAGACCTGCCGATCATCATGATCACCTCGCGCACCGGGCAGAAACACCAGAACCGGGCGATGGCCATTGGCGTCAACGACTACCTGGGCAAACCGTATCAAGAGTCGGTGTTGCTGGAACGCATCGCCTACTGGAGCAATTTCCATGCTTGACCATCGCGTGGGCAGCCTGACCGGCCTGTTGCTCCCCCTGGCGGATCGCTATCTGTTGTTGCCCAACGTTGCGATTGCCGAACTGATCGGCTGGCAGCGCGGCGACCCCAGCAGCGACTCCCCGCCCTGGCACCTGCGCCAGATCACCTGGCGCGACCACCAACTGCCGCTGATCAGCTTTGAAGCGGCCTGTGGCAGCCCCATCGTGATAGGCGAGCGGGCGCGCATCGTGGTGCTTAACACCTTGGGCGGCGATCCCCGGCTCAAATTTATCGCCATGGTGGTGCAAGGCATCCCGCGCTCCTACCGGCTCGATAGCCAACTGAGTTTTGTCGACGTGCCGCTATGCCCGCTGGAGCGCGCGGCGGTGCAGGTGGGCGACCACGTGGCGAAGATCCCGGACTTGCTGGCGCTGGAGAGGTTGGTACGCGGGGAGAGCGCCTTGTAGCCGCTGACGAGGGGCGGGGCTGTGATGGGCGGCGAAGCGGCCCAGGTATGATGAAGGTCCTTCGGCCCTTGTCGCAGCCTCGCTACGCTCCTCAGCGGCTACACGTTTTGTGCAGATGGTGCTGTCGACGAACGTGGCATTGCCCTTTAAGTTCGCAACCTTGACCCTTATCTCCTATCAAAGTGACGCAGTCGCACAATCAGTTCTTGAGGATGTTGCACATGTATCACGGCGAAAAACTTAACGCCTGGACTCACCTGCTGGGGGCTGTTGCAGCCACAGTGGGCAGTATTTGGTTATTGGTGATGGCGTGCCTCGATGGCAGCCCGCAGAAGATTGTGAGTGTGGCGATTTATGGCGTCACGCTGGTGTTGCTGTACAGCGTTTCAACCGTGTACCACAGCGTGCGCGGGCGCTCGAAGGTGATCATGCAGAAGTTCGATCATCTGTCGATTTACCTGCTGATCGCCGGCAGTTACACGCCGTTTTGCCTGGTCACGTTGCACGGGCCCTGGGGTTGGTCGCTGTTCGGGATCGTGTGGGGCATGGCGGTGATCGGCATGCTGCAAGAGATCAAGCCGCGCTCCGAGGCGCGCATTCTGTCCATCGTGATTTACGCGGTGATGGGCTGGATTGTGCTGGTGGCCGTCAAGCCGTTGCTGGCGGCACTGGGCACCGCCGGCTTTATCTGGCTGGCCACGGGCGGGGTGATGTACACCGTGGGGATTATCTTTTTTGCCCTGGACCACCGCCTGCGCCACGCCCACGGCATTTGGCACCTGTTCGTGATTGCCGGCAGCCTGCTGCACTTTGTGGCCATCGCGCATTATGTGATCTGATTCAGGGCAATTTTTTAGTGTCACTGCGAACTTGCGCGTGACTGATCAGGGCAAAAATAAAGCTGCCACCGATGATATTGCCGGCCAGGGTCGGGCCGGCAAATATCAGCCAGAAGTCCTTCCATGGCAGTTCGCCCGCAAACACCAGATACGACACTTCGGCCGTACCGACCACGATGTGGGTGAAGTCCCCCAGGGCCATCAGGTAGGTGATGAGGATAATGATCCACATCTTGGCGCTTTCCATGGACGGGATCATCCACACCATCGTCGCGATCATCCAGCCTGAGATGATGCCCTTGGAAAACATCTGACTGACGTCGTTTTCCATGACCTTGTGCCCTATTTCCAGAAAGGCCTTGTCGGTCTGGGTGTCGAAGATCGGCAGGTGCAACATCACATAAGCCACCAGCAAGGTGCCGATCAGGTTGCCCACCAGCACCACGGCCCACAATCGGAACAGCCGCCCGAAATTGCTCAGCGTGGGTTTGCTCATAATCGGCAATACGGCAGTGAGGGTGTTTTCGGTGAACAGTTGCTGGCGGGAAAGGATGACGGCCAAAAAACCTGCGCAGTAGCCGAAGCTGGCAATGACCTTGAAGGCTTCGCCACTGGGCAGGCGCGAGTTGAGCAAGCCCATGGCCATAAGCGACAGGCCCATCGTGAGCCCGGCGGCCAGCGCTGACCAGAACAAGGCGGCGATGCTGCGCTCCAGTTCCTGGTCGCCCTGCAAGCGGATGATTTCGTGCAAGACCGCTGCACGCGGTGGCTGGTTTTTGGTGACGTCGTGCTCTTCTTCAGCCGACAGGTTGGGGGTTTTGCCGGACTTTTTGGTATCCATGAGCTTCATGACCGTTGCGTGTGTAAAGGTACGACACGCATGGACTGTAGCTGTTCACTCAAAGCCTGCAGCCGCTGCCGCAGGCTGCGACAAGGGCCAAAGGACCTTCGCTTCACTCTGCAACAACGGGGCCGCTTCGCAGTCCGTCGCAGCCTCGTACCTCGTCAGCGGCTACAAGTCAGGCATCAAACCCGGTTGTCAGTCCTGAAACTGGTCTTTGACGTATTTGATTTCAGTACGCCCGTGCGGCGCCGGCAGGCCGTCTTCGCCCAGGTTGACGAAGACCATTTTGTCGACGGTCAGGATGCTTTTGCGGGTGATCTTGTTGCGCACTTCGCAGGTCAGCGTGATCGAGGTGCGGCCGAACTCGGTGGCGGTGATGCCCAGCTCGATGATGTCGCCCTGGCGTGAGGCGCTGACAAAGTTGATTTCGGAGATGTACTTGGTCACCACGCGCTGGTTGCCCAGCTGGACGATGGCGTAGATCGCGGCCTCTTCGTCGATCCAGCGCAGCAGGCTGCCACCGAACAGGGTGCCGTTGGGGTTGAGGTCTTCAGGTTTAACCCATTTGCGGGTGTGAAAATTCATATTCGCTCCTGACCGTCGTTCCATTAGTTACTGGTCATGATGGCAGACCACAGCGCTTAGCTCTATTAGCCTTGGACTATGGTCTCGATAAGGCAATTGAAAAAGCCTTGGGAAGAACCGGCCGGATGGCTATAATCAGCACCGCTTCAAAACGGTCATATTTACCCAGTACCGTTCCCGCCACCTGTCCGAGGGGCGCTGCAGCAGGTTCAACCTGTCAGGCTCGGATGGGGCGTTGTTTGTTCAGGGCTCCCTGTTCAGGCACTAAACGCACAACGGCGCCCATTCGCGATTAAACGAATGGAGGCTCTTAATGAGCGCTGTAAACACGCCTGCAGGTTTTACCGACTATAAAGTCGCTGATATGTCCCTCGCCCCATGGGGCCGTCGCGAAACCTTCATCGCTGAGTCCGAAATGCCAGCCCTGATGGGTCTGCGTCGCCGTTATGCAGCAGAACAACCGCTCAAGGGCGCGAAGATTCTGGGCTGCATCCACATGACCATCCAGACTGCCGTACTGATCGAAACCCTGGTTGCCCTGGGTGCCGAAGTGCGTTGGTCCTCGTGCAACATCTTCTCGACTCAGGATCAGGCTGCTGCCGCGATCGCTGCTGCCGGTATCGCGGTTTTCGCCTGGAAAGGCGAGACTGAAGAAGAGTACGAGTGGTGCCTTGAGCAAACCATCCTCAAAGATGGCGAGCCTTGGGACGCCAACATGATCCTCGACGACGGCGGCGACCTGACCGAGCTGCTGCACAAGAAATACCCGGCCATGCTGAAAAAGATCCACGGCGTGACTGAAGAAACCACCACCGGCGTACACCGTCTGCTGGACATGCTGGCCAAAGGCGAGCTGATGATCCCTGCGATCAACGTGAACGACTCGGTTACCAAAAGCAAAAACGACAACAAGTACGGCTGCCGTCACAGCCTGAACGATGCCATCAAGCGTGGTACTGACCACCTGCTGTCCGGCAAACAAGCACTGGTCATCGGCTACGGCGACGTGGGCAAGGGTTCGGCTCAGTCCCTGCGTCAGGAAGGCATGATCGTTAAAGTGTCGGAAATCGACCCGATCTGCGCCATGCAAGCGTGCATGGACGGCTACGAAGTGGTTTCGCCGTTCATCAACGGCCAGAACGACGGTACTGCTGCCAGCATCGACGCGGCACTGCTGGGCAAGATCGACCTGATCGTGACCACCACCGGTAACGTCAACGTGTGCGACAAGAACATGCTGGCTGCGCTGAAAAAACGCGCCGTAGTGTGCAACATCGGTCACTTCGACAACGAAATCGACACCGCTTTCATGCGCAAAAACTGGGCATGGGAAGAAGTGAAGCCACAGGTTCACAAGGTTCACCGTACTGGCCTGGGCGAATTCGACCCACAGAACGATGACTACCTGATCCTGCTGGCCGAAGGCCGTCTGGTTAATCTGGGCAACGCCACAGGTCACCCAAGCCGCATCATGGACGGCTCGTTCGCCAACCAGGTTCTGGCTCAGATCTTCCTGTTCGCACAGAAATACGCTGACCTGCCTGCCGAGCTGCAAGCCGAGCGTCTGACGGTAGAAGTTCTGCCGAAGAAGCTGGACGAAGAAGTGGCCCTGGAAATGGTTCGCGGCTTCGGTGGCGTTGTAACGCAACTGACCAAGACTCAGGCCGACTACATCGGCGTGACCGTCGAAGGCCCGTTCAAGCCAGACGCTTACCGCTACTGATTAAAAAAGGCGGTCAGGCTTGCACTGACCGCCTTTTTTTTGTGTGAGAGTTCAGCGTCAGGGGGCGCCATAAACCCCCCTTCGCGTACGCAAGGGTATTCCCATGTCTCAAGACCGTCGTTTCAGCTTCGAGTTCTTCCCGACCAAGACCGATGCTGGACATGAAAAACTGATGAACACGGCTCGCCAACTGGCGACCTACAACCCGGATTTTTTCTCCTGCACCTACGGTGCCGGTGGCTCGACCCGCGACCGCACGATCAACACTGTGCTGCAGCTGGAGAGCGAAGTAAAAGTACCTGCCGCTCCGCATTTGTCGTGCGTGGGTGACAGCAAGGCCGATTTGCGCGGCCTGCTGGCCCAGTACAAGGCAGCGGGCATCAAGCGCATTGTTGCACTGCGTGGCGACCTGCCTTCGGGTATGGGTATGGCCAGCGGCGAGTTGCGCTACGCCAATGACCTGGTGAGCTTCATTCGTGAAGAAACCGGCGATCACTTCCATATCGAAGTGGCGGCTTACCCGGAGATGCACCCGCAAGCGCGCAACTTCGAAGACGATATCAACAACTTCGTGCGCAAGGCCAACGCTGGCGCCGACAGTGCGATCACCCAGTATTTCTTCAACGCCGACAGCTACTTCCGTTTTGTCGAGCGCGTGGAAGCTGCGGGCGTGATGATTCCTGTCGTGCCGGGCATCATGCCAATCACCAATTACAGCAAGCTGGCGCGCTTCTCTGACGCCTGCGGCGCTGAAATCCCGCGCTGGATCCGCAAGCAACTTGAAGCCTATGGCGACGATACGCAGAGCATCCAGGCGTTTGGCGAACAGGTGATCAGCGAAATGTGCGAGCGCCTGCTGGTTGGCGGCGCACCGGGGCTGCACTTCTACACCCTCAACCAGGCCGACCCGAGCCTGGCGATCTGGAACAACCTCAAGCTGCCGCGCTGATTCAGAACGTGTAGCCGCTGCCGCAGGCTGCGATAAGGGCCGAAGGGCCTTCGCTTTGCATCCAAGGCGGGGGGCCGCTGCGCTGCCCATCGCAGCCTGCGGCAGCGGCTACAGGGTTTTGGGGTTCTATAAAGCCGTTCAGCAGCATGAAATCGGCGCGCCGTGATTGCTCTGTTATACTCCGGGCTTTCCGCCAGGCTTACGCCCGGCCGCTCGTCCTTGTACAAGTCACTCAACCCCGCTACTGCGCAGCTCTTGCCCGCGCGAGCGGTGCGAATGAGCCTTGTGGACTGGAGCAGGACCGGACGGGATTGCGTCATCTTAAACGCCATTCACGCCAGGCAAGACTATCCCTTTGGGCCAAGCCCTAACTAGAACAGGATTTCTCATGTCCTTTGCTTCCCTCGGTCTCTCCGAGGCTTTAGTCCGCGCCATTGAAGCTGCGGGCTATACCGAGCCTACTCCGGTGCAACAGCGGGCCATTCCCGCCGTGTTGCAAGGTCGCGACCTGATGGTTGCGGCTCAGACAGGTACTGGTAAAACCGGCGGCTTCGCTCTTCCGATCCTGGAAAAGCTGTTCCCCAACGGCCACCCGGACAAATCCCAGCGCCACGGCCCACGCCAGCCACGCGTACTGGTCCTGACCCCGACTCGCGAACTGGCCGCTCAGGTGCACGAGAGCTTCAAGCTCTATGCCCGCGACTTGAAATTCGTCAGCGCCTGCGTTTTCGGCGGTGTTGGCACCAACCCGCAGGTTCAAGCCCTGGCTCGCGGTGTTGACGTACTGGTTGCCTGCCCGGGTCGTTTGCTCGATCTGGCCGGTCAAGGCAGTGTTGACCTGTCCCACGTTGAAATCCTGGTGCTCGATGAAGCCGACCGGATGCTCGACATGGGCTTCGTCCACGACGTGAAGAAAGTGCTCGCCCGTCTGCCGTCCAAGCGTCAGAACCTGCTGTTTTCGGCGACGTTCTCCAAGGACATCACCGATCTGGCCGGCAAGCTGCTGCGCAACCCGGAACGCATCGAAGTTACGCCGCCGAACACCACGGTAGAGCGTATCGAACAGCGTGTTTTCCGTCTGCCGGCCACACACAAGCGTGCCCTGTTGGCGCACTTGATCACCGCAGGCGCCTGGGAACAGGTTCTGGTGTTCACCCGTACCAAACACGGCGCCAACCGTTTGGCCGAATACCTGGACAAGCACGGCCTCAGCGCTGTGGCCATCCACGGTAACAAGAGCCAAAACGCACGGACCAAAGCCCTGGCCGACTTTAAAGCCGGTGCCGTACGCATTCTGGTAGCTACCGACATCGCCGCTCGCGGTCTGGATATCGATCAGCTGCCGCACGTGGTCAACTTCGAGCTGCCAAACGTCGACGAAGACTACGTTCACCGTATCGGCCGTACTGGCCGTGCCGGTCGTTCGGGCGAGGCGATCTCGCTGGTGGCTCCGGACGAAGAAAAACTGCTGAAAAGCATCGAGCGCATGACCAAGCAGAAAATCGCTGATGGCGACCTGATGGGTTTTGACTCCAGCACCGTTGAGGCCGAAAAGCCTGAAGTGCGCGAGCGTCCGGATGTGCGTAACCCGCGCAACCCGCCACGTGGCCCACGCGGCGACGGTCCGGGTAACCCGGGCGGTGGCGGCGGTCGTAAAGACAAAGGCAAGGAAAAGAGCAAAGAGAAGCCAGCGGCTGCTCGCAGCGAGCGTCCTGCTCGTGAGCAAAAGCCACGCGAAGCTCAGCCTGCCCGCGAACAGCGTCAGCCGGCTCCTCGCTCGGAAGCCAATGCCAACCGCGCGCCGGACGAGTTCCGTGATGACGATGTAGATAATTTTGGTAACCGCGCTGATTACGTCAGCCCGTACCAGAACAAGAACAACCAGAGCCGTGGTCGCCGTCCGGGCGCTCCGGCAGCGGGCACGGGTACTGGTGCAGCACCCGCCGCGCGTACCGGTGGCCGTCAAAACGCCCCGCGTACCGGCACCGGCGCCAGCACTGGCACACCGCCAGCCAAGCGCAGCGGCCCACGCAGCGGCGCTCCACGTGACGGTCAGGCCCGTCGCGAAAACCGTCCGGCTCGTGACGATGCCCGTCAAGAGCCAGCGGTTAAAGGCCCACGTGAGAATCAGCCGAAGATCATGCACAAAGAGTCGAAAAGCGACCGCTTCCCGACGCCTGAGCAGCTCGATCAACTGCCGAACCGTCCTCGTGGCGAAAAGCCTGCGCTGTTGACTCGCAACCGCTGAGTTAACACTGCATAAAAAAACCCGGTCCTGAGACCGGGTTTTTTTTAGCGTAAAAAAGCGTTATTACTTGGCCTTCACGCCTTCCAGCGAGATGTCCAGGGTCAGCGTCTGGTCTGCGCCCGGGCTCTTGATACCGAAGTCGTTCAGGTTCACAGACGTGGTCGCGTTGAAGCCAGCGCGTTCGCCGCCCCACGGATCCTTGCCTTCGCCGTTGAACGTTGCCTTGAACGTCACTGGCTTGGTCACGCCGTGCAGGGTCAGGTCACCCGTTACGTCAGCTGTTTTCTCGCCAGTCGGTACAACCTTGGTCGACTTGAAGGTCGCTTCCGGGTACTTGCTCACGTCCAGGAAATCTTTGCTGGCGATGTGCTTGTCACGTTCTGCGTGGTTGGAGAACAGGCTTGCGGTTTTCAGGGTGACGTCAATTTTGCTGTCGGCAGGCTTGGCAGCATCCCACGAGAACGTGCCGCTCCAGTCCTTGAAAGTACCGTGAATGAAGCTGAAGCCCAGGTGGCTGACTTTCCAGTCGATAAAGGCGTGCTGGCCTTCCTTGTCGATGGTGTAGTCAGCAGCCATGGCCTGACCTGCGGTCAGCAGTGCAGTACCGAGAGCCAGCGCAGCGAGGGTCTTTTTCAACATACGTTCTATTCCTTTTGAGTTGAGGTTGGGCATCAGGCTTTGCGCCCCAGCATACGAACCAGGGTTGCATCACGATCTATAAAGTGGTGTTTCAACGCGATAAGGCCATGCAAACCGGCAAAAACCACCACGGCCCAGGCCAGCCACAGATGCACGACACCTGCCACATCAGCCTGGTCGGGCAGGTTGGAAATCAGTGCAGGTACTTCAAACAGACCGAAAACCGGGATCCCCACGCCTTCAGAGGTGGAAATCAGGTAGCCGGCGATCATCACGGCAAACAAACCCAGATACAAAAAACCATGCCCGAGTTTGGCACCGATTTGTGTTGCCCGGCTGTAACTGGCCAGTGCCGGTGGTGCCGGGCTGAACCAGATCCATACAACGCGTAGCAGCATTACAGCGAATAGCGTCAGACCAATGCTTTTATGCAGGTCGGGCGCTTCTTTGCGCCAAGGGCTGTAGTAGTCCAGACCGACCATCCACAAACCCAGTGCGAACAACCCGAACACCGCCAACGCAACAGACCAGTGCATGAAGATGCTGACCGCACCATAGCGAGAAGAAGAGTTACGTAGCTGCATGACCAACATCCTGTAGGAACTTGGGTCTTAGACTAATGGTTTACCTATCGATTGAAAGCGCATTTTTTTGCTGCAAGGTATCGATAAATACGATCTGTAGCCTGTGAGGCCGATATTAAGCAAACGTTAACAAGATTTAATGTCGCGCTTGCAGGCCGACCAGCGTCTTTAAGTTCTATACCTGAAATCGTAATGTGTTGTTACACGGTCGCGCATTGCTTAGGCTTGCGCGATTGTTTGCCCGCACACGCCGGGAGCCAGCGCCAGGAGAGTGGAAATGGGCCTGAATAATCAATGGATGCAGCGTGACCTTGCCGTGTTATGGCACCCCTGCACCCAAATGAAAGATCACGAGCAACTGCCGTTGATCCCGATCAAGCGCGGCGAAGGCGTGTGGTTGGAAGACTTCGAAGGCAAGCGTTACCTGGATGCGGTGAGTTCCTGGTGGGTCAATGTGTTTGGCCACTGCAACCCGCGTATCAACCAGCGCATCAAGGATCAGGTCGACCAGCTGGAGCACGTGATTCTTGCCGGGTTCAGTCATCAGCCGGTGATTGAGCTGTCCGAACGACTGGTGAAGATGACGCCTGAAGGTCTGACCCGCTGTTTCTATGCCGATAACGGTTCGTCGTGCATCGAAGTCTCGCTGAAGATGAGCTTTCACTACTGGCTCAATCGCGGCCAGCCGGACAAAAAGCGTTTTGTAACCCTGACAAACAGCTACCACGGTGAAACCATGGCGGCGATGTCGGTGGGTGACGTGCCGTTGTTCACTGAGACCTACAAAGCCTTGCTGCTCGACACAATCAAGGTGCCGAGCCCCGATTGCTACCTGCGCCCTGAGGGCGTGAGCTGGGAAGAGCACTCGCGCACGATGTTTCTGGCCATGGAGCAGACCCTGGCCGAGCATCACGACACCGTTGCTGCAGTAATTGTCGAACCGTTGATCCAGGGCGCGGGCGGCATGCGCATGTATCACCCGGTGTACCTCACGTTGTTGCGTGAAGCCTGTGACCGTTACGGCGTTCACCTGATCCTCGACGAAATCGCGGTGGGCTTTGGCCGCACCGGGACCATGTTCGCGTGTGAGCAGGCAGGCATCACCCCGGACTTCCTGTGCCTGTCCAAGGCGCTGACCGGTGGCTATTTGCCGTTGGCTGCCTGCGTCACCACGGACGAGGTGTACAGCGCGTTCTATGACGATTACCCGACCTTGCGCGCCTTTCTGCATTCCCACAGCTACACGGGCAATCCGCTGGCCTGCGCGGCGGCTTTGGCGACGTTGGATATCTTCGAAGAAGACAACGTGATCGAGAACAACAAGGCGCTGGCTCAGCGCATGGCCAGTGCGACCGCGCATTTGGTTG
This genomic stretch from Pseudomonas deceptionensis harbors:
- a CDS encoding chemotaxis protein CheW — its product is MLDHRVGSLTGLLLPLADRYLLLPNVAIAELIGWQRGDPSSDSPPWHLRQITWRDHQLPLISFEAACGSPIVIGERARIVVLNTLGGDPRLKFIAMVVQGIPRSYRLDSQLSFVDVPLCPLERAAVQVGDHVAKIPDLLALERLVRGESAL
- the trhA gene encoding PAQR family membrane homeostasis protein TrhA, which gives rise to MYHGEKLNAWTHLLGAVAATVGSIWLLVMACLDGSPQKIVSVAIYGVTLVLLYSVSTVYHSVRGRSKVIMQKFDHLSIYLLIAGSYTPFCLVTLHGPWGWSLFGIVWGMAVIGMLQEIKPRSEARILSIVIYAVMGWIVLVAVKPLLAALGTAGFIWLATGGVMYTVGIIFFALDHRLRHAHGIWHLFVIAGSLLHFVAIAHYVI
- a CDS encoding formate/nitrite transporter family protein, coding for MDTKKSGKTPNLSAEEEHDVTKNQPPRAAVLHEIIRLQGDQELERSIAALFWSALAAGLTMGLSLMAMGLLNSRLPSGEAFKVIASFGYCAGFLAVILSRQQLFTENTLTAVLPIMSKPTLSNFGRLFRLWAVVLVGNLIGTLLVAYVMLHLPIFDTQTDKAFLEIGHKVMENDVSQMFSKGIISGWMIATMVWMIPSMESAKMWIIILITYLMALGDFTHIVVGTAEVSYLVFAGELPWKDFWLIFAGPTLAGNIIGGSFIFALISHAQVRSDTKKLP
- a CDS encoding acyl-CoA thioesterase, whose amino-acid sequence is MNFHTRKWVKPEDLNPNGTLFGGSLLRWIDEEAAIYAIVQLGNQRVVTKYISEINFVSASRQGDIIELGITATEFGRTSITLTCEVRNKITRKSILTVDKMVFVNLGEDGLPAPHGRTEIKYVKDQFQD
- the ahcY gene encoding adenosylhomocysteinase, yielding MSAVNTPAGFTDYKVADMSLAPWGRRETFIAESEMPALMGLRRRYAAEQPLKGAKILGCIHMTIQTAVLIETLVALGAEVRWSSCNIFSTQDQAAAAIAAAGIAVFAWKGETEEEYEWCLEQTILKDGEPWDANMILDDGGDLTELLHKKYPAMLKKIHGVTEETTTGVHRLLDMLAKGELMIPAINVNDSVTKSKNDNKYGCRHSLNDAIKRGTDHLLSGKQALVIGYGDVGKGSAQSLRQEGMIVKVSEIDPICAMQACMDGYEVVSPFINGQNDGTAASIDAALLGKIDLIVTTTGNVNVCDKNMLAALKKRAVVCNIGHFDNEIDTAFMRKNWAWEEVKPQVHKVHRTGLGEFDPQNDDYLILLAEGRLVNLGNATGHPSRIMDGSFANQVLAQIFLFAQKYADLPAELQAERLTVEVLPKKLDEEVALEMVRGFGGVVTQLTKTQADYIGVTVEGPFKPDAYRY
- the metF gene encoding methylenetetrahydrofolate reductase [NAD(P)H]: MSQDRRFSFEFFPTKTDAGHEKLMNTARQLATYNPDFFSCTYGAGGSTRDRTINTVLQLESEVKVPAAPHLSCVGDSKADLRGLLAQYKAAGIKRIVALRGDLPSGMGMASGELRYANDLVSFIREETGDHFHIEVAAYPEMHPQARNFEDDINNFVRKANAGADSAITQYFFNADSYFRFVERVEAAGVMIPVVPGIMPITNYSKLARFSDACGAEIPRWIRKQLEAYGDDTQSIQAFGEQVISEMCERLLVGGAPGLHFYTLNQADPSLAIWNNLKLPR
- a CDS encoding DEAD/DEAH box helicase — protein: MSFASLGLSEALVRAIEAAGYTEPTPVQQRAIPAVLQGRDLMVAAQTGTGKTGGFALPILEKLFPNGHPDKSQRHGPRQPRVLVLTPTRELAAQVHESFKLYARDLKFVSACVFGGVGTNPQVQALARGVDVLVACPGRLLDLAGQGSVDLSHVEILVLDEADRMLDMGFVHDVKKVLARLPSKRQNLLFSATFSKDITDLAGKLLRNPERIEVTPPNTTVERIEQRVFRLPATHKRALLAHLITAGAWEQVLVFTRTKHGANRLAEYLDKHGLSAVAIHGNKSQNARTKALADFKAGAVRILVATDIAARGLDIDQLPHVVNFELPNVDEDYVHRIGRTGRAGRSGEAISLVAPDEEKLLKSIERMTKQKIADGDLMGFDSSTVEAEKPEVRERPDVRNPRNPPRGPRGDGPGNPGGGGGRKDKGKEKSKEKPAAARSERPAREQKPREAQPAREQRQPAPRSEANANRAPDEFRDDDVDNFGNRADYVSPYQNKNNQSRGRRPGAPAAGTGTGAAPAARTGGRQNAPRTGTGASTGTPPAKRSGPRSGAPRDGQARRENRPARDDARQEPAVKGPRENQPKIMHKESKSDRFPTPEQLDQLPNRPRGEKPALLTRNR
- a CDS encoding YceI family protein → MLKKTLAALALGTALLTAGQAMAADYTIDKEGQHAFIDWKVSHLGFSFIHGTFKDWSGTFSWDAAKPADSKIDVTLKTASLFSNHAERDKHIASKDFLDVSKYPEATFKSTKVVPTGEKTADVTGDLTLHGVTKPVTFKATFNGEGKDPWGGERAGFNATTSVNLNDFGIKSPGADQTLTLDISLEGVKAK
- a CDS encoding cytochrome b, whose translation is MQLRNSSSRYGAVSIFMHWSVALAVFGLFALGLWMVGLDYYSPWRKEAPDLHKSIGLTLFAVMLLRVVWIWFSPAPPALASYSRATQIGAKLGHGFLYLGLFAVMIAGYLISTSEGVGIPVFGLFEVPALISNLPDQADVAGVVHLWLAWAVVVFAGLHGLIALKHHFIDRDATLVRMLGRKA
- a CDS encoding adenosylmethionine--8-amino-7-oxononanoate transaminase, translating into MGLNNQWMQRDLAVLWHPCTQMKDHEQLPLIPIKRGEGVWLEDFEGKRYLDAVSSWWVNVFGHCNPRINQRIKDQVDQLEHVILAGFSHQPVIELSERLVKMTPEGLTRCFYADNGSSCIEVSLKMSFHYWLNRGQPDKKRFVTLTNSYHGETMAAMSVGDVPLFTETYKALLLDTIKVPSPDCYLRPEGVSWEEHSRTMFLAMEQTLAEHHDTVAAVIVEPLIQGAGGMRMYHPVYLTLLREACDRYGVHLILDEIAVGFGRTGTMFACEQAGITPDFLCLSKALTGGYLPLAACVTTDEVYSAFYDDYPTLRAFLHSHSYTGNPLACAAALATLDIFEEDNVIENNKALAQRMASATAHLVDHPHVSEVRQTGMVLAIEMVQDKASKTAYPWQERRGLKVFQHALERGALLRPLGSVVYFLPPYVITPEQIDFLAEVASEGIDIATRNDISVAVPSNFHPDFRDPG